The Papaver somniferum cultivar HN1 chromosome 3, ASM357369v1, whole genome shotgun sequence genome includes a region encoding these proteins:
- the LOC113356030 gene encoding importin subunit alpha-1a-like isoform X2 — protein sequence MMFENRLCGHLEMLSVIHLNAEILLNQLNEHAKLSMLINSTWTLSIILSGDKSRNPVLPALKRLINSTDEEVLTDVCWAVSYLTIQMTKFKLLLQLVPVADLLIYRCRYHFIVLCFFSSHPSPTVLIPALRTVGNIITRDDRQTQVGDIIDYGMYIIYHIYSKAMSWMLVPTNEIELILDVYPVPLQFAGYHAPLAGRTSNFILKRDYISGNTSKLPGRPICK from the exons ATGATGTTCGAGAACAG gcTATGTGGGCACTTGGAAATGTTGTCGGTAATTCACCTAAATGCCGAGATCTTGTTAAATCAATTAAATGAGCATGCCAAACTTTCTATGCTGATAAATTCCACCTGGACTTTATCTATAATTTTGTCGGG AGACAAATCCAGGAATCCTGTACTCCCTGCTCTTAAGCGTCTTATTAACTCAACTGATGAAGAAGTACTTACAGATGTCTGCTGGGCTGTTTCTTATCTGACGATACAAATGACTAAATTCAAGTTGTTATTGCAGTTGGTGCCTGTCGCCGACTTGTTGATTTATCGCTGTAGGTATCACTTCATTGTATTATGTTTCTTTTCCAGTCACCCATCTCCTACTGTACTCATTCCCGCCCTACGCACTGTTGGCAATATTATTACTCGAGATGATCGTCAGACTCAG GTGGGTGATATAATTGATTATGGTATGTACATAATTTACCACATATATTCTAAGGCTATGTCCTGGATGCTCGTTCCGACCAACGAGATAGAG CTAATCCTCGACGTGTATCCAGTTCCTCTGCAGTTTGCAG GATATCATGCACCTCTTGCTGGGAGGACAAGTAACTTCATACTTAAGAGAGATTATATTTCTGGAAACACATCCAAACTCCCGGGTAGACCAATCTGCAAGTGA
- the LOC113356030 gene encoding importin subunit alpha-2-like isoform X1, translating to MMFENRLCGHLEMLSVIHLNAEILLNQLNEHAKLSMLINSTWTLSIILSGDKSRNPVLPALKRLINSTDEEVLTDVCWAVSYLTIQMTKFKLLLQLVPVADLLIYRCRYHFIVLCFFSSHPSPTVLIPALRTVGNIITRDDRQTQVGDIIDYGMYIIYHIYSKAMSWMLVPTNEIELILDVYPVPLQFAGKSGYHAPLAGRTSNFILKRDYISGNTSKLPGRPICK from the exons ATGATGTTCGAGAACAG gcTATGTGGGCACTTGGAAATGTTGTCGGTAATTCACCTAAATGCCGAGATCTTGTTAAATCAATTAAATGAGCATGCCAAACTTTCTATGCTGATAAATTCCACCTGGACTTTATCTATAATTTTGTCGGG AGACAAATCCAGGAATCCTGTACTCCCTGCTCTTAAGCGTCTTATTAACTCAACTGATGAAGAAGTACTTACAGATGTCTGCTGGGCTGTTTCTTATCTGACGATACAAATGACTAAATTCAAGTTGTTATTGCAGTTGGTGCCTGTCGCCGACTTGTTGATTTATCGCTGTAGGTATCACTTCATTGTATTATGTTTCTTTTCCAGTCACCCATCTCCTACTGTACTCATTCCCGCCCTACGCACTGTTGGCAATATTATTACTCGAGATGATCGTCAGACTCAG GTGGGTGATATAATTGATTATGGTATGTACATAATTTACCACATATATTCTAAGGCTATGTCCTGGATGCTCGTTCCGACCAACGAGATAGAG CTAATCCTCGACGTGTATCCAGTTCCTCTGCAGTTTGCAGGAAA ATCAGGATATCATGCACCTCTTGCTGGGAGGACAAGTAACTTCATACTTAAGAGAGATTATATTTCTGGAAACACATCCAAACTCCCGGGTAGACCAATCTGCAAGTGA
- the LOC113356030 gene encoding importin subunit alpha-1-like isoform X3, giving the protein MMFENRLCGHLEMLSVIHLNAEILLNQLNEHAKLSMLINSTWTLSIILSGDKSRNPVLPALKRLINSTDEEVLTDVCWAVSYLTIQMTKFKLLLQLVPVADLLIYRCRYHFIVLCFFSSHPSPTVLIPALRTVGNIITRDDRQTQVGDIIDYGMYIIYHIYSKAMSWMLVPTNEIELILDVYPVPLQFAGKISCTSCWEDK; this is encoded by the exons ATGATGTTCGAGAACAG gcTATGTGGGCACTTGGAAATGTTGTCGGTAATTCACCTAAATGCCGAGATCTTGTTAAATCAATTAAATGAGCATGCCAAACTTTCTATGCTGATAAATTCCACCTGGACTTTATCTATAATTTTGTCGGG AGACAAATCCAGGAATCCTGTACTCCCTGCTCTTAAGCGTCTTATTAACTCAACTGATGAAGAAGTACTTACAGATGTCTGCTGGGCTGTTTCTTATCTGACGATACAAATGACTAAATTCAAGTTGTTATTGCAGTTGGTGCCTGTCGCCGACTTGTTGATTTATCGCTGTAGGTATCACTTCATTGTATTATGTTTCTTTTCCAGTCACCCATCTCCTACTGTACTCATTCCCGCCCTACGCACTGTTGGCAATATTATTACTCGAGATGATCGTCAGACTCAG GTGGGTGATATAATTGATTATGGTATGTACATAATTTACCACATATATTCTAAGGCTATGTCCTGGATGCTCGTTCCGACCAACGAGATAGAG CTAATCCTCGACGTGTATCCAGTTCCTCTGCAGTTTGCAGGAAA GATATCATGCACCTCTTGCTGGGAGGACAAGTAA